From the Prunus dulcis chromosome 4, ALMONDv2, whole genome shotgun sequence genome, one window contains:
- the LOC117624350 gene encoding DNA-damage-repair/toleration protein DRT111, chloroplastic, with protein MLGGLYGDLPPPSSAEEEKPSNTTVWSSSTKMAPQTLRKPASVFAPPQTILKSQNKPKPSNLAQPKITASPVIATSAIQNDMVQPALVGVTSTVLEEYDPARPNDYEEYKRERKKKAMEAEMRRELDRRRQEEEEKERREREERERERERDFGDSRLNISGEEAWRRRAAMSGGAVPAMPAIPRSPSPPNNGDGFTIGKSESGGLGLGAGGQMTAAQRMMAKMGWKQGQGLGKQEQGITTPLMAKKTDRRAGVIVNASETKPEKKAKSVSLNGPPTRVLLLRNMVGPGEVDDELEDEVASECAKYGTVTRVLIFEITEPNFPVDEAVRIFVQFERSEETTKALVDLDGRYFGGRVVRASFYDEERFGNNELAPMPGEIPGFT; from the exons ATGCTGGGTGGGTTGTACGGAGACCTCCCTCCACCGTCTTCGGCGGAGGAAGAGAAACCCAGCAACACCACGGTGTGGTCGAGCAGCACCAAAATGGCGCCGCAGACTCTCCGAAAACCCGCATCCGTTTTCGCTCCGCCGCAGACGATTCTCAAGTCCCAAAACAAGCCCAAGCCTTCGAATTTAGCCCAGCCCAAAATTACAGCATCACCGGTAATTGCAACGTCGGCGATACAAAATGACATGGTGCAACCTGCCCTGGTGGGGGTCACGTCGACGGTGCTAGAGGAGTATGATCCGGCGAGGCCCAATGACTACGAGGAGTACAAgagggagaggaagaagaaggcaaTGGAGGCTGAGATGAGGCGAGAACTCGATAGGAGGCGgcaagaggaggaggagaaggagaggagagagagggaggagagagaaagggaaaggGAGAGGGATTTTGGAGATTCAAGGTTGAATATTTCGGGTGAAGAAGCTTGGAGGAGGCGTGCGGCTATGAGCGGCGGGGCAGTTCCAGCAATGCCGGCAATTCCAAGGTCGCCGTCTCCTCCTAATAATGGAGATGGTTTTACCATTGGGAAGTCGGAGAGTGGCGGGTTGGGGTTAGGGGCTGGCGGCCAAATGACCGCAGCACAGAGAATGATGGCGAAGATGGGGTGGAAGCAGGGGCAAGGGCTTGGGAAGCAGGAGCAGGGGATTACTACTCCCTTGATGGCCAAGAAAACGGATAGGAGAGCCGGGGTGATTGTGAATGCCAGTGAAACAAAGCCGGAGAAGAAGGCGAAGAGTGTCAGCCTTAATGGGCCACCCACCAGGGTTTTGCTGCTTAGAAACATG GTGGGCCCTGGCGAGGTGGATGATGAGTTGGAAGATGAGGTAGCATCAGAGTGTGCAAAGTATGGGACAGTGACCCGGGTGCTTATATTTGAGATAACGGAGCCAAATTTCCCGGTGGATGAGGCAGTGAGAATCTTTGTGCAGTTTGAGAGGTCTGAAGAAACGACTAAAGCATTGGTCGACCTTGATGGTCGATACTTTGGAGGTAGGGTGGTTCGCGCGTCGTTCTATGACGAGGAGAGGTTCGGCAACAACGAGCTTGCTCCAATGCCAGGAGAAATTCCCGGGTTCACTTGA
- the LOC117624351 gene encoding uncharacterized protein LOC117624351 isoform X1 translates to MAGTHGRSESEKEKTKMRERQRRAITTKIFHGLRKHGGYGLSPRADINEVLRHLASEAGWLVEPDGTTYRRRSLNVRTPPPSFLSFSFLHFLTNQTHILFYSIHLVVVCGGKVSNCCSVCGGVPKASAKSAAAAATPSSSMVMGGCESSITASPTSSSLPAFNNNNASDTTATNNNSVSVYSAMCVYEGGLHNHQLHEARASNNTSPSHCP, encoded by the coding sequence ATGGCGGGAACACATGGGAGGAGCGAGAGCGAGAAAGAGAAGACGAAGATGAGGGAGAGGCAGAGGAGGGCCATCACCACCAAAATCTTCCACGGCCTCCGCAAGCACGGCGGCTACGGTCTCTCCCCCCGCGCCGACATCAACGAGGTCCTCCGCCATCTCGCCTCCGAGGCCGGCTGGCTCGTCGAACCTGACGGCACCACCTACCGCCGCCGCTCCCTCAATGTACGCACGCCACCTCcctctttcctttccttttctttcctgCATTTTCTCACCAACCAAACAcacattttgttttattctatTCACTTGGTTGTTGTTTGTGGAGGGAAGGTTTCGAATTGCTGTTCGGTCTGCGGCGGGGTCCCCAAAGCCAGCGCCAAGtcggcagcagcagcagcaacgcCGAGCAGTAGCATGGTGATGGGCGGCTGTGAGAGTTCGATCACAGCCTCTCCAACTTCAAGCAGTCTGCCTGCCTTCAACAATAACAACGCCAGCGACACCACAGCCACCAACAACAACAGTGTGAGCGTTTACTCGGCTATGTGCGTGTACGAAGGTGGGCTCCACAACCACCAGCTGCATGAAGCCAGGGCTTCCAACAACACCTCCCCCTCCCACTGCCCTTAG
- the LOC117624351 gene encoding kxDL motif-containing protein 1 isoform X3 — translation MEQTGKEATREASEQVSNEFKTLVDAQDLDSLKQLQHLILGRLQDGNAVLSHFNEFSENCFAEVAGDFSRHTRLLRSMKSDLEYIFQKLRSMKSRILATYPDAFSDDSKQEVLDQRPDLEMPR, via the exons ATGGAGCAGACGGGGAAGGAAGCGACAAGGGAAGCATCAGAACAGGTATCAAATGAATTCAAAACACTGGTCGATGCTCAGGATTTGGATTCACTCAAACAATTGCAGCACCTCat ATTGGGGAGATTGCAAGATGGCAATGCAGTCCTGTCACATTTTAATGAGTTTTCAGAGAACTGCTTTGCTGAGGTTGCTGGAGATTTCTCTAGACACACACGCCTATTAAGGTCTATGAAATCTGATCTTGAATACATATTTCAGAAGTTGAG GAGCATGAAGTCGAGAATTTTGGCTACCTATCCAGATGCATTTTCCGATGACTCGAAACAAGAAGTACTCGACCAGAGACCGGACCTTGAAATGCCGCGGTAG
- the LOC117624351 gene encoding protein BZR1 homolog 2 isoform X2 translates to MAGTHGRSESEKEKTKMRERQRRAITTKIFHGLRKHGGYGLSPRADINEVLRHLASEAGWLVEPDGTTYRRRSLNVSNCCSVCGGVPKASAKSAAAAATPSSSMVMGGCESSITASPTSSSLPAFNNNNASDTTATNNNSVSVYSAMCVYEGGLHNHQLHEARASNNTSPSHCP, encoded by the exons ATGGCGGGAACACATGGGAGGAGCGAGAGCGAGAAAGAGAAGACGAAGATGAGGGAGAGGCAGAGGAGGGCCATCACCACCAAAATCTTCCACGGCCTCCGCAAGCACGGCGGCTACGGTCTCTCCCCCCGCGCCGACATCAACGAGGTCCTCCGCCATCTCGCCTCCGAGGCCGGCTGGCTCGTCGAACCTGACGGCACCACCTACCGCCGCCGCTCCCTCAAT GTTTCGAATTGCTGTTCGGTCTGCGGCGGGGTCCCCAAAGCCAGCGCCAAGtcggcagcagcagcagcaacgcCGAGCAGTAGCATGGTGATGGGCGGCTGTGAGAGTTCGATCACAGCCTCTCCAACTTCAAGCAGTCTGCCTGCCTTCAACAATAACAACGCCAGCGACACCACAGCCACCAACAACAACAGTGTGAGCGTTTACTCGGCTATGTGCGTGTACGAAGGTGGGCTCCACAACCACCAGCTGCATGAAGCCAGGGCTTCCAACAACACCTCCCCCTCCCACTGCCCTTAG
- the LOC117626470 gene encoding nuclear transcription factor Y subunit A-7 gives MTSSVHDRSDNSESDDQQSHSSLPAIGISHPGIPTPNIQYAAPPQVGTGHAVAPAAYPYPDPYYRSIFAPYDTQPYPPQPYGGQPTVHLQLMGIQQAGVPLPSDAVEEPVFVNAKQYHGILRRRQSRAKAESENKALKSRKPYLHESRHQHALRRARGCGGRFLNAKKNDNQQDEMSSGDKSQPNINLNSDKSELASSDGTS, from the exons ATGACTTCTTCTGTGCATGATCGTTCTg ATAATAGTGAATCTGATGACCAGCAAAGTCATTCTTCCTTGCCTGCAATTGGTATTTCTCATCCTggaattccaaccccaaataTTCAGTATGCAGCCCCTCCACAAGTTGGAACAGGACATGCAGTG GCACCAGCAGCTTACCCTTATCCAGACCCTTACTACAGAAGCATCTTTGCTCCCTATGACACACAACCATATCCTCCACAGCCCTATGGGGGGCAACCAACG GTCCATCTTCAGTTAATGGGAATCCAGCAAGCAGGAGTTCCATTGCCATCAGATGCAGTTGAGGAACCAGTGTTTGTAAACGCAAAACAATATCATGGCATCTTGCGACGTCGGCAGTCTCGTGCTAAAGCAGAATCGGAAAATAAAGCTCTTAAGTCTCGAAAG CCATACTTGCATGAATCTCGACACCAGCATGCACTGAGAAGAGCTAGAGGATGTGGGGGTCGATTTCTTaatgcaaagaaaaatgacaacCAGCAGGATGAAATGTCATCAGGCGACAAATCCCAGCCAAATATCAATTTAAACTCTGATAAAAGTGAGCTTGCTTCCTCAGATGGAACATCCTGA
- the LOC117624845 gene encoding homeobox-leucine zipper protein ATHB-14-like, producing MALVMNRDSPGSSSKQMDSSKYVRYTPEQVEALERVYSECPKPSSLRRQQLIRECPILSNIEPKQIKVWFQNRRCREKQRKESSRLQTVNRKLTAMNKLLMEENDRLQKQVSHLVYENGFMRQQLHSASGTTTDNSCESVVMSGQHQQQQNPTPQHPQRDANNPAGLLAIAEETLAEFLSKATGTAVDWVQMIGMKPGPDSIGIVAVSRNCSGVAARACGLVSLEPTKVAEILKDRTSWFRDCRCLDVLSLIPAGNGGTIELTYMQTYAPTTLAAARDFWTLRYTTSLEDGSLVVCERSLTSSTGGPTGPPSASFVRAEMLPSGYLIRPCEGGGSIINIVDHVDLDAWSVPEVLRSLYESSKILAQKMTISALRHIRQIAQETSGEIQYGGGRQPAVLRTFCQRLCRGFNDAVNGFSDDGWSLMGSDGVEDVTITINSSPNKFLGSQYNASIFPTFGGGVLCAKASMLLQSVPPALLVRFLREHRSEWADYGVDAYSAACLKASPYAVPCARPGGFPSSQVILPLAQTVENEEFLEVVRLEGHAFSPEDVALARDMYLLQLCSGVDENAVGSCAQLVFAPIDESFADDAPLLPSGFHVIPLDPKTDGPTANRTLDLASTLEVGPSGSRPVNEADGNSYNLRSVLTIAFQFTFENHLRDNVAAMARQYVRSVVSSVQRVAMAIAPSRLSSQMVPKPLPGSPEAHTLARWICRSYRIHTGAELFRVDSPSGDAVLKQLWHHSDAIMCCSVKTNASPVFTFANQAGLDMLETTLVALQDIMLDKILDEAGRKILCSEFSKIMQQGFAYLPAGLCASSMGRPVSYDQAVAWKVVNDDDSNHCLAFMFMSWSFV from the exons ATGGCACTTGTTATGAACAGAGATTCACCAGGAAGTAGTAGCAAGCAAATGGATTCAAGTAAGTATGTACGGTACACACCAGAGCAGGTTGAGGCCTTGGAGAGAGTCTACTCCGAATGCCCAAAGCCTAGCTCTTTGAGAAGGCAGCAGCTGATTAGAGAGTGTCCTATTCTCTCTAACATTGAGCCTAAGCAGATCAAAGTCTGGTTCCAAAACCGCAG ATGCCGGGAGAAGCAGAGGAAGGAATCTTCTCGACTCCAGACAGTGAATAGAAAGCTGACTGCAATGAATAAGCTGTTAATGGAAGAAAATGACCGCCTACAGAAGCAGGTCTCTCATTTGGTGTATGAGAATGGATTTATGCGACAGCAACTGCATAGT GCATCTGGAACGACCACAGACAATAGCTGCGAGTCTGTGGTCATGAGTGGTCAGCACCAACAACAGCAAAACCCAACACCTCAGCATCCGCAAAGGGATGCTAACAACCCAGCTGG TCTTCTTGCAATAGCGGAGGAGACCTTGGCAGAGTTCCTTTCTAAGGCTACCGGAACTGCTGTTGACTGGGTCCAGATGATTGGGATGAAG CCTGGTCCGGATTCTATTGGAATCGTCGCTGTTTCCCGCAACTGCAGTGGGGTAGCAGCACGAGCTTGCGGTCTTGTGAGCCTAGAGCCCACAAAG GTCGCTGAAATCCTCAAAGATCGTACATCATGGTTTCGGGATTGCCGTTGCCTTGATGTATTAAGTCTAATCCCTGCTGGAAATGGTGGGACAATTGAGCTCACGTACATGCAG ACTTATGCACCCACAACATTGGCTGCGGCACGTGACTTTTGGACACTGAGATATACTACAAGTTTGGAAGATGGCAGTCTTGTG GTATGTGAGAGGTCGTTAACCTCTTCAACTGGTGGCCCAACGGGGCCTCCATCTGCAAGTTTTGTAAGAGCTGAGATGCTTCCTAGTGGCTATCTTATCCGACCTTGTGAGGGTGGTGGTTCCATTATCAACATTGTTGATCATGTTGATCTAGAT GCCTGGAGTGTTCCTGAAGTTCTCAGGTCCCTTTATGAATCATCCAAAATCCTTGCTCAGAAAATGACTATTTCT GCCCTGCGACACATACGACAGATAGCTCAAGAGACTAGTGGAGAAATTCAGTACGGTGGAGGTCGCCAGCCTGCTGTTCTGAGGACATTTTGTCAGAGACTCTGCAG AGGGTTTAACGATGCTGTCAATGGGTTTTCGGATGACGGTTGGTCACTTATGGGTAGTGACGGTGTGGAGGATGTGACAATTACCATTAACTCATCGCCAAACAAGTTTCTTGGTTCCCAGTATAACGCATCAATTTTCCCCACTTTTGGAGGAGGGGTGCTGTGTGCTAAGGCATCAATGCTGTTGCAG AGTGTTCCCCCGGCTTTGCTTGTTCGTTTTCTGAGGGAGCATCGCTCAGAATGGGCTGATTATGGGGTTGATGCATACTCTGCTGCATGTCTTAAAGCTAGCCCATATGCAGTTCCTTGTGCAAGGCCAGGCGGCTTCCCGAGCAGCCAGGTTATCTTACCTCTTGCACAAACTGTGGAGAATGAGGAG TTTCTAGAGGTAGTTCGCCTAGAGGGTCATGCTTTCTCTCCTGAGGATGTTGCTTTGGCGAGGGATATGTACTTATTACAG TTGTGCAGTGGAGTTGATGAAAATGCAGTGGGTTCCTGTGCTCAGCTTGTCTTTGCACCTATTGATGAATCGTTTGCTGATGATGCTCCTCTGTTACCATCTGGTTTTCATGTCATACCATTGGATCCCAAAACA GATGGACCTACTGCAAATCGCACATTGGATTTGGCCTCTACGCTGGAAGTAGGACCGAGTGGTTCTCGTCCTGTTAATGAGGCTGATGGCAATAGTTACAACCTTAGGTCTGTGCTAACCATTGCCTTCCAATTCACCTTTGAGAACCACTTGCGAGACAATGTGGCTGCTATGGCTCGACAGTATGTGCGTAGTGTTGTAAGCTCTGTTCAAAGGGTAGCTATGGCTATTGCCCCTTCCCGGCTCAGCTCCCAAATGGTACCAAAACCCCTTCCTGGATCTCCTGAGGCTCATACTTTGGCACGTTGGATTTGCAGAAGCTACAG GATCCACACTGGAGCAGAGCTCTTTCGAGTCGACTCCCCATCTGGGGATGCTGTTTTGAAGCAACTTTGGCACCATTCAGATGCAATCATGTGCTGCTCTGTGAAAACGAAT GCATCTCCAGTGTTCACCTTTGCAAACCAGGCTGGACTTGACATGCTTGAAACTACTCTTGTGGCCCTCCAGGATATCATGCTTGACAAGATTCTAGATGAAGCTGGACGGAAAATTCTCTGCTCGGAGTTCTCCAAAATCATGCAGCAG GGGTTCGCGTATCTGCCAGCAGGATTATGTGCCTCCAGCATGGGTAGGCCAGTGTCCTATGATCAAGCTGTTGCATGGAAAGTTGTTAATGACGATGATTCGAATCACTGCCTGGCATTCATGTTCATGAGCTGGTCCTTTGTGTGA